The sequence below is a genomic window from Ctenopharyngodon idella isolate HZGC_01 chromosome 11, HZGC01, whole genome shotgun sequence.
cataattattgaattaaaattgactttctatgtcataattatgactttttgtgacaattttgacttttcatctcgAAAATGAGATTAGTATGacaatattttaactttttatgtcattatgATTTACAAAACCATGATTTTTTCTTTATGTCATGGATATTTCATTAagtcattaatattataatttgcaataaaaatgaaagcaaaGCCTTCATCCTGTTTCTGGTGCAATCTAGCATTTTTCATCATTTGTAATGAGgtcaaaacattcaaaatttgGTATATTGTGAATTTACTCattataatggaaaaaaaaaaaaatccaaaaatgtaaatgaagagGGGAAAAACTAattttgctcattttaaaatagaagtaGGTCACTATttgtatacattaaaataaataaagcagaaaAAACTGTTAATTATATATTCTTTGAATAATTTGTAACTTTTGTACTTATTTATAGAATTTCTTGctgctttcttttttctttatcataacatttgatttgatgtaattaatatgatattaCCCTTGTATGTTCATTGCTCAAatgatttcaataaaaaaaagatcaacTCCAAGCAGGTTTGGACGCCTGTGATGGTTTGTGACTTGAATCTTCACAGCCATGAAGTCTTCATACTGAACCCTTCCACGGGTTTAATGTGTTGATCTACAGGTCTCCAGTTACACTGCCGCTGTGTTTAGCTCTGTTCTTATTGATCTGAGGTAATTCAGCAGCTCTTCACACCCCTCACATTACTTCAGAGGCTCATCTGGCTTCAAGAGacctaaaaataaagtttctaaATATGGTATCAGTCACGTGACATCAACAGCAATGTTTTTAGCAAGCATCTACTTGTGTTTCATTCTGTTGCTTTTTGCTATATCATCCAACAGGGTTTGTATTTACAAGGATGCGTGACTTTAAGTAAAATGTGCTGTTTACAGTGTGTCTCTGAATAACTGACTGGTGAAACTCATTCCTTGAGTTACGGTTCATCAGACAGCTGCAGTACTGAGCTGTAAACTAACTCTCCTCGCTCCTCGGCTTTCAGCAGCCATCATATGAACTAAACGAGGCTTTCACTTGACtagcagctgttttcaacaggCTCTTTGGCCTTTTCATGTTGCTGAATGTCTGTTCAGATGTTTCAACAATCAATATACTGTTATTATACTCTTATATAGGTCAGTTTTGACTGCACACCAAAGAATAGTTTGctgatttttgccataaaaagtaacatttttattttaagtatgtcaattattttattattaaaaaggtcacactttagtttaggatccaattctcactattaactatgacttttgtctcaataaactcctaattactgtttattaatagttagtaaggtagttattaagtttaggtattgggtaggattaagaatgtagaataaggtcatgcagaataagccattaatatgtgctttataaatactaataaacagccaatatcctagtaatatgcatgctaataaactagttaatagtgagaattggaccctaaactaaagtgttaccattaaaaattgtaatgtgtgtgtgtatatatatatatgtgtgtatgtatatatatatatatatatatatatggaactgtttttgttctatttcagCAGTGAAAATAGCATTCagcattttgaatgaattggttgagtcaaagattcaacgACTCAATCTGCCTCATTCTTGCCTCACATTCCAAATGGCATTTTTGCACCCTTTAAGGGCACTTCGAGAAGGAGACGTCATTTGTAGGGGTGTTCCAAACGAAAGTGAATGACTGAATCCCTTCATGAAGGACCGTGAAGGGTACATGCAATGGTCACTTCAAAGATGGTCATGTGACCCAGCGGATACTCgtgattcattttaaagttaGATGGCGGGAGAGTTCGAGTTAATAAACTCATCAGACGTCTTACCTGGTCTTGCATACTGCATAATTTCACTATGCAAGCAGCACACATACGAGGGTTAGATAATAAAATTGCTGATTCATTATCTCGATTAAAATTCCAGGAATTCGGATGGTTATGGCCAGATGCTTCTCCATCAAGCCTCCGCTGCTCTCCCTTCAGTCTAACTATCCTCGACTAAATGACTCTAGGGCACCTGACCTCCTGACAACCCTTCCCAAGACCTCTGTTAATAAATTTCAAGTTTTAacttcagtttgtttttatagTTCCTCTGAACATGCATGTTCAAATCTGAAGAATAGCTCAGGGAACCGCATTCCCTACCTTCTCGAGGTTCGCTACCTAGTGATTTCAAGGAGCTGCGCTCCTCCAAGACAAGCTGTCTCTTGAAGTTACGTAATCGATCTTGACTTGTTGACCTTAAACTACGTTGTTGTGTTTGGAGGATTATTGCCTTAAGGATGTCTAGTATGGCAGCTGAGCCCTTTGAAGCCTAAGCCTTTCgccaaattaataaatttactaTTCTAAAAAGTGGTCCTGACTGAAATGGAGCTTGAGTGACCGAATGTAGTGTTTCAGTCAGAGAATAGTCTATTTTTGTAACAAACATTCAAATATCATAAGCATTCAAAGAATTTATCAatatattcaaaacaatatgttaaaaataacaatattcaGTTAAATATAATTGTAACGTGTGAGCAGGGACGAGGCAGAGAATCCAAATGTAAGcacaaacatttaataacaaaaacataaacagaTAATCCAAAACAAGAGTAATCCACAAGGCAGGAGAGCAACGGCAGGAATACACATCCAGGAGCAACGACTGACAACTGAAGCACAGAGGTTTAAATAGACAGGTTAACAAGGGGCTGACAAGGGACGGGAGAAGGACTGGAAGACCACCTTTAACATCCCTACCGGGCACTTTGAATATTTGGTCATGCCGTTTGGGGTTTCTAACTCCCCGGTGGTCTTCCAGGCACTCGTCAATGACGTGCTCAGAGACATGGTCAACCAGTTTGTATTTGTTTACCTCAACAACATCCTGATCATCTCCGAGAATGAGCGTGAATATGTCCAGCGTGTCAGGCAAGTGCTCCAGTGGCTGCTTGAGAATCGCTTATTTGTCAAGGTGAAGAAGTGCAAGTTTCACGCATGGTCGGATCCGTTTCTGGGATTTATTCTTTCACCCAAGGGTATCTGAATGGATCCCGCCAAAAGCTGTTGCTGATTGGCCCACCCCAGATTCTCATAGAGCAGTCCAGCAATTTCTGAGGTGATTCATTTGGAATTTTGACTGACTGATCTCACCTCCATTTGAAAAAATTTCTGTTGGTCGCTGCAGGCTCAGACTGTGTTTACAAAGAGCCGCTTTGCTTCGGCTCCTATCCTTGCTACTCCTGACCCGTCTTGTCAGTTTGCTGTGGAGGTGGACGCATAAGAGGTGGGAGTGAGGGCAATTTTGTCTCAGAGGTCACCTTTGGATGACAGAATACATCCCTGCGCCTTTTTTCTCATCGTTTAACCCCCTCGGAATGGAATTACGACATCGGGAATACGGAGTTACTGGCTGTTAAGTTGGCCCTGGAGGAGAGGCGCACTGGTTAGAGGGTGCGAGGGTCCCTTTTATCGTTTGGACTGCTTATAAAAACCTAGTATATCCGCACCGCTAAACGGCTAAATGCATTCTGAGCACTGTTTTTGGTCGTTTCAGGTTTAACATCTCCTACCGCCCAGGGTCCAAAAACGATAAGCCCAACGTGCTTCCGCGGATCTTTGAGGCTGAGGTTAGATCTATCCTCCCTGTACTGATCCTTTTGCCTCCCGAACGGGTGGTGGCGGTGGTCACCTGGGGGGTGGAGTCCAGAGTCCGCACACCACTGCACAACGTCACGGTTCCCGCTGGGTGCCCAGAGAGCCTGTTGTTTGTGCTTGAAACAGTCCGAACAAGCGTCCTACAGTGGGGCCACTCATCCAAACTAGGAGCAATTCATACTTGTATGTTAATCAAGCAGCGGTTTTGGTGGCCATCCATGCCGTGGGATGCTCGTCAGTTTGTGTCCGCCTGTCCAGTTTGTGCTGCGGGCAAGGGCTCCAGTCGACCCCCGGCAGGGCTACTCTAGCTGCTGCCTGTCCCTTTGAGGCACAGGTCACACAAAGCTGTGGACTTTGTCACAGGCCTACCACTAGTGGCAACACGGTAGTCCTCATTGTAGTGGACAGGCTCTCAAAGGCGGCCCATTTTATTCCTCTCCCCAAATTACCTTTAGCGAGGGAGACAGCAACTTGTCTTAGATCAAGTTTTCCACATTCATGACCTCCCAGTGAACGTGGTCTCTGACAGGGGTCCAAAATTTGTGTCTAAGTTTGGGACAGAGTTCAGAGTTCTCAGGACAGAGTTCTGTCGACAGCTGGGGGCGACTGCAAGTCTATCCTCACGGTATCATCTGCAGACCAACGGTCAGGCCGAGTGTGCTAACCAGGATCCGGAGAGGGTCTTGCGCTGTGTGGCGTCTGCGGAACTGTCATCTTGGAGTTTCAGATTAACCATGGTCGAGTACGCGCATAACTCCCTTCAGGTCTCATCTACGGGTTTGTCTCCCTTCCAGTGCTGTTAAGGCTACCAGCCACCATTATTCCCCTCCCAAGAATCCAATGCTGTTGTTCCTTTCGCACATGCGTTTATTCAGAGATGCCTCCGTACGTGGAGGATCACCAGAGACAGGAAAAAGCCGTTGGCTAAGCCTCCACTTTATGTGTGTGGTCTGTATGATGGTTGTACAGAAAAAATGGAGAAACTGGTAAAGACAACATATCTGAAGAAGGAATTAAATGCGTCTGAAAAATTTGAAAAAGCTTGGGAAGCTGGAAAAGAGAaattcacagaagaaagagatAACACGGCCACGGAATATTTAATTGCTATTTATGTGTACACTACGAATAGAGTATATGAAGACTTCAATACAGATGTTCGTACTGgtaaaacaaattacaaaaacaagacATTTGCATGGTATTCACTTCACTTTCTGTTAACAAGAGCACTACAGATTCTGaagaaacaacaaaatacacgTTTTTTAACTATTTATCGTGGTACAAAATCTAAATTTAAGGGGGGAAAAGGCATGACATTTCGTTTTGGCTCATTTACATCCTTTTCTCTTAATAAAGCTGTAGCACAGAGATTTGCAAGTTCTGAAACTGGAACTTGTTTTGAAATCAACAATTATAAAGGTGCTGATGTGTCAAAATATTCTAAATTTTGTAATGAGGAAGAGGTGCTGATTCCTCCTTATGAGATGTTTAAAGTCATTGATGTCAGGATGAATGATTGGTGTAAGACAGTGTTCGTGTTGGAAAGTGCTGGGGAAAAAAGTGACCTGAACTGTGCtctaatcaaaacaaaaactcCTTCAAAACCTTTGGGATGATGTGGCAAACGctaaaatatcttttatttctGCAAATGCTCTAAAATATTGTATAACTTTTAATCAATCtataaaactgacaaaaagtAAATCAAACATCCTACTTGACAGTGACTCAACTTGCACGACTTGAGGTTATTTCTGAAATTTTTCTCTTAATAACACACTACTCCCATCACTGTCTGAGAGGCACAGGTATCTTAATGTTTTTCCTGTCATCCATCACTTCCtgttgtcaaataaataaaaatgttagaatGAAAGTGAGAGTTTTGCTTTAGTTTACCATTATGTTCCTCTATCCTGATGACTGAAAGGAATTATTATAGAAGTGAGAGCATTACATCTTCCAGCCATGCTCTTCCATTAAAAAGAGGCAGAAtttcaaagaacaaaatttTAATCCTGTTGATAGAAATACAAACTCGTGATGTTCTTTGAGCAGTTTGTGTGGATGTGGGTGTGTTTGGTTTCCTACAAATGTAGAAATACAATAGGTTACAACACTGTATAACACTGCTGAACATTCGGcacatttcttatcaatatacATCGCTTAACACAGTAAGAGTAAACTAATGACGCAGTTACAAGACTGTGCTGATCAAAATGGCATTGTCTTTGATAAATATCATAATTCCCTCTTATTGACTAACAAtcctttaaaaatacataaataagaaAAAGTGGCATATAAAGTGACATCAACTTTTGTTTCAATATATTTTCCTTGGATGGACATAACATATAATGTATTTGCAACAGCtatattaacagcaataataagaaatttctGTAAGAACAGCTAAGCTGATGGACACCGTGCTGGCTCCCTTCGCCAAGTGCGTTCAAAATGGCTACATGACGGCACACGAGTGCCCTGCTTCCTCCAAAGTCCCCACTTCAAGGGATCTGCCCTTCAAAGGGAGTcaaatcagctgtttgaatgaataactcaatgactcactcattaagacggtcatctgccgccacctgctggctgtttagttttatgtttaaaagtgtaattttttcccaacatttattcaaaaaatatttaaaacaatatttcagtgtaaatgatttaatttgatttgtaaCAGCCCTAGAGTGTCTTAATGTTCtaatttatttatgaaatttaagaatttaaaatgaaaaatgagacatacatttaataacattaggggaaaaAATGCCCTTTTTAAAGGTATAAAAAAAGCCCTCTGAGtataaatatcacaaatatgcagattaaATGTCAGTTGATTGAACACTGATgagaatattgcttcagaataaattatatttacaacacaaaaaaatccaacttttttttactttgacaagtgaagtttcttctgctcaccaagactgcatttatttaattaaaaatacagtaaaaacagtaatattgtgaaatattatttcaatttaaaataactgttttctatttgaaaatattttaaaatgtaatttattcctgtgatcaaagctgaattttcagcatcattactccagtcttcagtgtcacatgatccttcagaaatcattctaatatgatgatttgctgctcaagaaacatttgtgtacaatatttgttttttcaggattctttgatgaataaagttcaaaagaacagtgtttatttgaaatataatcttttgtaacattataaatgcctttagtgtcacttttgatgaatttaatgcatccttgctgaataaaagtattaatttctttccaaaaaaataaaaataaaaattcttactgaccccaaacttttaaacagtagtgtataatgttacaaaagctttgtatttcagataaatgctgttcttttgaactttccattcatcaaggaatcctgaaaaaaaaaaaaactgttttcaacattgataataatcagaaatgtttcttgagcagcaaatcagcatattagaatgatttctgttcacaggattaaattacattgtaaaaaatattttcaaatagaaatcagttattttaaattgtaatatttcacaatattactgtttttactgtatttttcattaaataaatgcagccttggtgagcagaagaaacttcttaaaaacattaaaaatcttacccatcccaaacttttgaacaatagtgtatatatatatatatatatatatatatatatatacacacttttaatattaaagtCTTTTGcatatcatacattttatttttttaatagtagTTTATGATatcatacaaaaacatttttatttatgtggaAACATTCACCTTTCTCTTCAAacctgttttatatatttttttcccttaatcttttattattaaaatattttaaaaaagtgagtTTTGGAAATATTTTGCATGAGAAACAAAATCATGACTGTATATACTGAAAACATATGGTGAAGTGCGCAGCAGATGGAAAAAACATCTCAAATAAACTTAAGATCTATAAAGCAAAACAATGATAAATGTGTGCATGTGCTGGAGAGTAAAGAGACACGACTCAGAAAAGAAGCTTCAGTCTGTACACCCCTTCCTCCTCCAGATTTATTGAtagtttaaaattacatttctatGTCCTAGAACTTCAGTTGCGTTTACCTTCCGACTTAAAAACTGAGTACAAGCAAatgatagttttttttattaatattatttttagagTAGTCTAAGTGATATtgtacaaaaataacattttgatttCTGTGAAAACATTCACCTTTCTTCTAACTCCGAATCTGTTTTAtgacccctttttttttttttttttttcttcttctttttcttcttcttttattgttattttactgAAGTTTTCACCTTGGGTGGAACGACCTAAACTCCATCCGCATCGCTCGGGATCATGAACTGTTTTCGACGTCACGGCTGTCCTGAATGACCAAACAGCCAAACATGTTTTACAAAGGTTATCACTTTCTGAATATGCTATAAAGTTGTTTGCTTTATATTAAAcgttacgtttttttttttctccacatagCTGCGTACTGCTGGTCCGGCCTGGACAGAGCCGACCGTGTGTGTCCTGTGCTGCTCAATCACTCGTAGGCTACCTCAGTCTCATtgagaaaacaaaaaattgcAAATCATTCAGAAGCGTTCAGCGCTTCCCTGATCTGTGTGGTTATTTTTTACCGtcgtttgttttgttttttttccgaTCTCTCCGAGGCCGCGTTCCACGAGCCTCTCGAGGCCTAGCCGACTAACGTTCTTCACTCAACATCCCTGTTCACCAGTGGCATGGAAAGGGGGTTCTTTAACAAAGCATTATACATTACACCTCTACCAAActaaacataaacattttttgtattaaatgCAGAAAgtggaaagttttttttccacCCCTTTCCTCCTTTTACATGTCAAGAGCTCACTGGCCTGGGAATAGCCTCTATCTGCCAACCGTTGGCCAGTGAAGAGGATTCAGAGAAAATAATACAACCATCAATCAGAAAAAGGAGGGGCGAGCAAGGAGACGGGATTAAGCGGTGGCCTCGATGGTGCATTCTTTCGCCACGTGGCCGGATTTTCCGCAGTTGTAGCAGTTGACTTCGCTGGCCTTGCTGCACTGGACGGCGACGTGTCCGATCTCGCCGCACCTGAGAGGAGCGAAAGCCACAGATCAGGCCTGTTCACATCTGAAGCCTTCCACGTTCTCATACCATCATTCCTCACCTGTAGCACTTGACTTTCTCGCAGCCCTTCTGGATGTGTCCGAAGCCGCCGCAGGAGTAGCACTTCTGCTCGTTGGCGTGGTCGCAGTCGCGGGCCATGTGACCGGCTTTACCGCAGTtgtaacacacctgctcccgcTCCTTCTTGGGCTCCTTGCAGTCCCTGGAGATGTGACCGCCTCGGCCACAGTTGTAGCACGCTGCAAAACACGAGCACAATACCCttgatgaattatttaaatgaggaatattatgaagaaaactcaagatggaggcgtttcagggaagCAGAATACTCTTTAAAACACTGCTACCTCTATCTTTGCTGTGACGGctcaccaatttgccacttttTCCCTTTATTGGTTCGTTATAAAAGCATCAGCTGcgcaaaaaaacactttttttttttgaagtacaGTTTCTACATGTTGTCAGATGCatgaataataatgtttttttttttttttttaaatgccccACTTCAACTAACTCTATGCTGAACGGATATGAATATTGTacaaggttacactttattttaaggtatccttgttacagtgtaactatacatttaagtactgagaaatattaattaacatgtaattatgcataatttactgttattactacagtaagtacatgtaacatatgtaacgcactaaaataaagtgttaccaatatgaacaaatttttttcttcattgaaTTTTACTCTTTTGTCAGAATTCAAACTTAATAGACTTTAAAATTGACTGCTATAGTTAATCATTTGTATAAATTTAGTTgtcttcattttaatttgttaactctttagtaattatattttacattttatttcatttcttattattttaatgtctacataattttgattcatttttatttcagtttagttttagtgatttttgtagtacattatgaaaaaaaaaaaaatgtttacttgtattttatttcagttaattttatttcaagtaacaaaaatggttttcaaaataaacttttttttatttttatattttccttttaattttagttacatttttagtaatGTCTTGTATGTTTCTGTaactttttaatagtttttttttttttttcgttttagAAATTTTTGTAGTACATCatgtaaaacttaaaaaaaaaaaaaaaaaaaaaaaaatgttgccatgggaaaaaggttaaataatgtttatttgtattttatttcagttaacttttttttttacttcaagtaacaaaaatggttatggttttcaaaataatttgtttttatttttatatttatattttccttttaattttagttacatttttagtaattatattgtttgtttttttctttctttttcttttcttttttttttttttttttaaatgtctacatcatttttattttagtttaagtaatttttgcagtatattaagtaaaactaatgaaaaacaagaaatgttGCCATTGGAAAAagattaaataatgtttaattgtattttatttcagttaacttttatttatttcaagtaacaaaaatggttttgatggttttatattttccttttaattttagttacatCTTTAGCATTATTTGTagtattacatttttagttttttgtaactttatattagtttttttttttttttagttttagaaatTTTTGTAGTACATCatgtaaaactaaataaaaacaaaaaaatgttgccatgggaaaaaggttaaataatgtttatttgtactttatttcagttaactttattctttttttatttcaagtaacaaatgTTCTTATTTATGGTTTTCAGagaatctgtttttatttttatattttagttttaatttaagttacatttttagtaatttttttagttcttgttttattttattttagtattacatcgtgtaaaactaaataaaaacaaacaaaaaaatgttgctaTGGAAAATATCtgtaagtttaagtttttttgtattttatttcaagtaacaaaaattattttttatggctttagttttagttaacttaAATAACCCTGACTTAAGATCAGAAATATCTACATTCAAAACACGTTAAGAACAGGTAACAAtcaatcagagcacatttcgTGTCCTTACCATCCTCAGTCCTCTCACAGTCCCGCGCAACGTGGCCCGGTTCTCCGCAGCGATAGCAGAAAAGATCTAGCGGGAGCAGGAGAAACACGTCATTCACCATACCAGGTTTAGGATCGACTCATAATATTGACCAGCTCTCACCTTTCCCCCTGCCACGGCCCTTGCCACGTCCACGTCCAGCATTTGGACAGTTCTTGATCCAGTGGCCAGTGCGGCCGCAACCAAAACACTCGTTGCTGCTCATAACCTCTGACTGCTCCCTAcgactgagagagaaagagccccgttgaattaaaaacattaaaattaatggaAATAAACTGTTATATGGTGTGTATAAAGAGTTCTGAACGCAGTCGCTTCTTGACACCATTATGTTCGATATTTACAAACCTAAAAGAAGtagaaataaaaagctaaaacaacaacaacaacaaaaaaagttcagtgGATCAAGCTACATTAATTAGATCAAATTAGTAAATTTTACTGAGCCGCTGAAAACCAGTTAATTTTAGGTaaatataatttgcatttactttaaacaacaatGAAACTTATTTCTATCACCAGATTTAGAAAGTTTCtgcagtttttaataatatatcaaaaacttgttttatataacattacTTCTATTTATctgttaaatgtaaaaaataaaaaaatcgttAAAGTAATCGTTACTTTTGAAAGAAACCGTTAACGGTTTCAACGAGTTCATTCGAGAACCGCTCGGACAGATTCAATCGACTCCTTGAAAAGATTCGACTCTTATTCGTTCACAACAACTGTCAGCTGTTACAAATCACGTTAAAACACATGTTATCCATAAACTACTTGAATATGCCAAAAACCTATCAACTCGGACAGCGTTTTTGAGTATCATAAGTGCGAACGATTAAAATCGGAGCGATATGAATGTTCGGAACTCGCAAACGATgccaaaaaatacaaacaattcAAATGTTCGAACGCGCCTATTGTGGACAGAAATGCTGTGGAAACACCATTAAAACACATTGAGTCACAACAGACAGCAAGCGTCTTTGAATCTCAC
It includes:
- the cnbpb gene encoding CCHC-type zinc finger, nucleic acid binding protein b isoform X2, with translation MSSNECFGCGRTGHWIKNCPNAGRGRGKGRGRGKDLFCYRCGEPGHVARDCERTEDACYNCGRGGHISRDCKEPKKEREQVCYNCGKAGHMARDCDHANEQKCYSCGGFGHIQKGCEKVKCYRCGEIGHVAVQCSKASEVNCYNCGKSGHVAKECTIEATA
- the cnbpb gene encoding CCHC-type zinc finger, nucleic acid binding protein b isoform X1, which gives rise to MRVVRRREQSEVMSSNECFGCGRTGHWIKNCPNAGRGRGKGRGRGKDLFCYRCGEPGHVARDCERTEDACYNCGRGGHISRDCKEPKKEREQVCYNCGKAGHMARDCDHANEQKCYSCGGFGHIQKGCEKVKCYRCGEIGHVAVQCSKASEVNCYNCGKSGHVAKECTIEATA